In Entelurus aequoreus isolate RoL-2023_Sb linkage group LG13, RoL_Eaeq_v1.1, whole genome shotgun sequence, a genomic segment contains:
- the LOC133663723 gene encoding uncharacterized protein LOC133663723, with protein sequence MTEVIFCWITEDCYFSFIEKFVCLSVMAEFLPDVDDVDEIAFDFDGRPYLFEPEYTDEELQEIEERTRRDGVGQQAEGTEPAAARLRNTGNWWCSCGCCVPLPTEEECLCCREWDLLQPAVFGDYPVDGTQRCVTSSEDFPSLINRAVLETFFHVPKINWKRRPRPQGENGQLSIDQCRLVAYRVVLEWALRGERLGRGNRRVLPRCIVMAIRSKYPSPTGTYTGFNEAEDIFNIL encoded by the exons atgactgaagtgattttctgttggattaccgaagactgttattttagttttatagaaaagtttgtttgtttgtctgtcatggctgaatttttgcctgatgtggacgacGTGGATGAAATTGCATTTGATTTTGATGGCCGGCCGTATCTATTTGAGCCGGAGTACACAGATGAAGAGCTTCAAGAAATTGAAGAACGGACGAGGAGAGACGGAGTTGGGCAACAGGCAGAGGGCACGGAACCAGCTGCTGCAAGGCTGCGAAACACTGGAAACTGGTGGTGTTCCTGTGGGTGCTGTGTACCTTTGCCTACAGAGGAGGAATGCCTCTGTTGCAGGGAATGGGACCTTTTGCAGCCAGCTGTGTTTGGGGATTACCCAGTGGACGGTACACAACGCTGTGTAACGTCATCAGAGGATTTCCCCTCCTTGATCAACAGGGCAGTGCTAGAGACCTTCTTCCATgttcccaaaatcaactggaagagGCGGCCAAGACCACAGGGAGAAAACGGCCAGCTGTCTATTGA CCAATGCAGACTAGTGGCTTACCGTGTGGTGCTGGAGTGGGCGCTCAGAGGAGAGCGTCTAGGTCGTGGCAATAGGAGAGTGTTGCCTAGATGTATAGTTATGGCTATAAGAAGCAAGTACCCCTCTCCCACCGGCACTTACACTGGCTTCAACGAGGCAGAGGACATCttcaatatactgtaa
- the LOC133663688 gene encoding uncharacterized protein LOC133663688 has translation MVRECAFPNCGNKMLRYSSRSFHRLPYFNTDTLKLWLAVLQMDADTPVDVLRRADHRVCSDHFDRDDYCQSKKRPNPKHLYLKKSAVPRWETPAACRVQEADGGDSPQATEFAAVPQSTPVKTQHRADEDPSQSRGPNLSSCLKVLLSSPHQTTPRTKPSLSGTYLALPPTWTQSVTAPASTAALTVPHTDSEDPSQSHQEDAAEADLTDMSMSFGEMDIHDPTDSSFAPQSTTSSSATGSASASASGSPPGDAPTGWAEKKWLVNDSKLMELFKRCSQCGCAIIEKKVTTKSSQIKIEWSCLNGHSGKWASCPDRRGMAENNLLVSAAILFTGATYTTIAEWAELLNVQIPRQTQFYAVQSTYLIPVIQYAYRDQHEKIMERLITSGKRVELCGDARCDSPGYSSKYSTYSFQDDATKEIVHFELVEVTEASSSVAMEAMGFQRGLNHLLYMGVDVGVMTTDRSPSIRKIMRETYSNIHHEFDPWHVNKSVKKKLVAASKKTENKDLQPWVKSVSNHLYWSCSSSKGDQEDIVRRWKSLLHHICGVHRWEEDGVEYTCHHPALTEQQQRRKKWLQEDSSAFRALKAVVLDKNLLRDLRQMARFKHTGSLEVYHSSMLKYAEKRLHFKYDSMRARTQLAILDHNANIGRPQETTTEVYVESLCPVANHAEDYCTT, from the exons atggtTCGTGAGTGCGCATTTCCAAACTGTGGCAACAAAATGTTGCGCTACTCTTCGCGCAGCTTTCATAGACTACCTTACTTCAACACGGACACACTGAAGTTATGGCTAGCTGTGCTACAAATGGATGCCGACACTCCTGTTGATGTACTGCGCCGTGCCGACCACagggtctgcagtgatcactttgatcGGGATGACTACTGCCAGTCAAAGAAGAGACCAAATCCGAAGCACCTTTACCTAAAGAAAAGTGCAGTCCCAAGATGGGAGACACCAGCTGCATGCAGAGTGCAG GAGGCTGATGGTGGTGATTCTCCACAAGCAACAGAATTTGCTGCAGTCCCACAATCCACTCCTGTCAAAACGCAACACAGAGCAGACGAAGATCCATCTCAATCAAGAGGTCCTAATCTCTCATCTTGCTTGAAAGTTCTTCTTTCAAGTCCCCATCAGACCACACCTCGCACCAAGCCATCATTGTCCGGGACCTATCTGGCACTACCTCCTACTTGGACACAATCAGTG ACTGCCCCTGCATCAACTGCAGCTTTGACTGTCCCGCATACAGACAGTGAGGATCCATCACAA TCTCATCAGGAAGATGCAGCTGAAGCTGACTTGACTGATATGAGCATGAGCTTCGGGGAGATGGATATTCATGATCCAACAGACAGCAGTTTTGCACCTCAAAGCACCACCTCATCTTCTGCCACAGGATCTGCTTCTGCCTCTGCCTCAGGAAGCCCCCCTGGAGATGCACCAACAGGATGGGCTGAGAAGAAATGGCTGGTAAATGACTCAAAGCTCATGGAACTTTTTAAAAGATGCAGCCAATGTGGGTGTGCCATTATTGAAAAGAAGGTCACTACAAAATCAAGCCAAATAAAAATTGAGTGGAGCTGCCTGAATGGACACTCAGGAAAGTGGGCATCTTGTCCTGATAGAAGAGGGATGGCTGAAAATAATTTATTGGTATCTGCAGCCATACTTTTTACTGGAGCTACATACACCACCATTGCAGAGTGGGCTGAACTACTGAATGTCCAAATCCCGAGGCAAACTCAGTTTTATGCCGTTCAGTCGACCTACCTCATTCCAGTCATCCAGTACGCATACAGAGACCAACATGAAAAAATCATGGAGCGCCTCATTACATCTGGAAAGAGAGTTGAACTCTGTGGTGATGCCAGATGTGATAGTCCTG GTTACAGCAGCAAATACTCAACTTACTCTTTCCAAGATGATGCAACAAAAGAAATTGTGCATTTTGAATTGGTTGAG GTTACAGAGGCATCCAGCTCTGTGGCGATGGAGGCAATGGGGTTCCAGAGGGGGCTGAACCACTTGCTATACATGGGTGTGGATGTTGGTGTTATGACAACAGACAGGTCGCCGTCTATCCGCAAAATCATGAGGGAAACATACAGCAACATCCACCATGAATTTGACCCCTGGCATGTCAACAAAA GTGTGAAGAAGAAACTTGTAGCTGCTTCAAAGAAGACAGAAAACAAAGATCTCCAACCGTGGGTGAAGTCCGTCTCTAACCACCTCTACTGGTCATGTAGCTCATCAAAAGGTGATCAAGAG GATATTGTGCGACGATGGAAGAGCCTACTGCATCACATTTGTGGCGTCCATAGATGGGAGGAGGATGGTGTTGAGTACACCTGTCATCACCCAGCCCTGACCGAACAGCAGCAGAGAAGGAAGAAATGGCTTCAAGAAGATTCGTCAGCTTTCCGGGCCCTCAAGGCAGTCGTATTGGACAAGAATCTCCTGCGAGACTTGAGGCAGATGGCACGCTTCAAGCATACTG GTTCTTTGGAGGTCTACCACTCTTCCATGTTGAAGTATGCAGAAAAGAGGCTGCACTTCAAATACGACTCCATGAGGGCCCGTACTCAGCTGGCAATCTTGGATCATAATGCCAACATTGGCAGaccacaggaaacaacaacagaaG TCTATGTTGAGAGCCTTTGCCCTGTCGCAAACCACGCCGAAGATTACTGCACAACATAG